One genomic region from Dehalobacter restrictus DSM 9455 encodes:
- a CDS encoding VUT family protein codes for MLLILYLAAIIIANIITAALAPLQVGPFLIPYGSWLIGVTLVLRDIIQRKYGRKTAYLAITTALVLSAVSSKLLGDTLTITLASAISFLISESADTEIYTRLKGSFLRKVFASGIVSSFLDSVVFILIGLSPLISGILTWDFVPNAVLGQFAVKSLMQVLGISILFMIKNHWEVTVNEKQGN; via the coding sequence ATGTTGCTTATTCTTTATTTAGCTGCCATCATTATTGCGAATATCATTACTGCAGCGCTGGCACCTTTGCAGGTAGGACCGTTTTTAATTCCTTACGGAAGCTGGCTGATAGGGGTGACGCTGGTACTTAGGGACATTATCCAGCGCAAGTACGGGCGAAAAACTGCTTATCTGGCGATTACCACGGCTCTTGTCCTATCGGCTGTTTCCTCCAAACTTCTTGGAGATACTTTGACCATTACTTTGGCTTCAGCCATTTCCTTTTTGATCTCGGAATCGGCAGACACGGAAATTTATACGAGGCTTAAAGGCTCTTTCCTGCGTAAAGTGTTTGCGAGCGGGATTGTCAGCAGTTTTCTCGATAGTGTAGTCTTTATATTAATTGGTCTGTCCCCGCTTATTTCAGGCATTCTGACCTGGGATTTTGTGCCGAATGCAGTACTGGGGCAGTTTGCTGTTAAGAGTCTGATGCAAGTGCTCGGAATAAGCATTCTGTTTATGATTAAGAACCACTGGGAGGTTACCGTAAATGAAAAACAAGGAAACTGA
- the glpK gene encoding glycerol kinase GlpK: MVQKYIIALDQGTTSSRAVIFNHEGMIVGKAQKEFAQIYPFPGWVEHDPLEIWDTQLAAIREVLDQTDINPDDIVGLGIANQRETTVVWNRFTGKPVYHAIVWQCRRTTELCEQILNSTLNEYISDATGLVADAYFSGTKIRWILDHIPDGQAMAEKGDLLFGTIDSWLVWNLTKGRLHITDYSNASRTMLYNIRELAWDDKILSYLNIPRSLLPEVCPSSLCCGVTDSSIFGAEIPIAGIAGDQQAALFGQACFTEGMVKNTYGTGCFILMNTGKNMIRSQNKLLTTIAWGIDNGVEYALEGSVFIGGAVIQWLRDELGLLKTSAESEYYATQVKDTNGVYIVPAFVGLGAPYWDMHARGIVTGLTRGANRFHLVRAALESIAYQTNDVLALMAKDTGIRLKALKVDGGAADNNFLLQFQADLSGIPVERSEICEVTALGAAYLAGLAAGYWKDKEELKCLSKGRFISDSNITESERQQYLSGWKAAVSQATYRTV; encoded by the coding sequence ATGGTCCAAAAATATATTATTGCGCTCGATCAGGGGACGACAAGCTCACGGGCTGTCATTTTTAACCATGAAGGAATGATCGTAGGCAAAGCCCAAAAAGAGTTTGCTCAGATCTATCCGTTCCCGGGGTGGGTTGAACATGATCCTTTGGAAATCTGGGACACCCAGCTGGCTGCTATCAGAGAGGTTCTGGATCAGACGGACATAAATCCGGATGATATTGTTGGGCTAGGGATAGCAAATCAAAGGGAGACGACTGTGGTTTGGAACCGTTTTACCGGCAAACCTGTCTATCATGCGATTGTCTGGCAATGCCGCAGAACGACGGAACTTTGCGAGCAGATATTGAACAGTACCTTAAACGAGTATATTTCAGATGCGACCGGCCTTGTTGCGGATGCTTATTTTTCCGGAACGAAAATCCGCTGGATCCTCGATCATATTCCGGATGGACAGGCGATGGCTGAAAAAGGGGATTTGCTTTTTGGCACAATTGACAGCTGGCTCGTCTGGAATCTTACCAAAGGCCGGCTGCATATCACGGATTATAGCAATGCCTCCCGGACCATGCTCTATAATATCAGGGAACTAGCGTGGGATGACAAAATATTATCTTATCTGAATATCCCCAGATCACTGCTGCCGGAAGTCTGTCCGAGCAGCCTCTGCTGCGGGGTAACAGATTCTTCGATATTTGGCGCTGAAATACCGATAGCTGGTATAGCCGGTGATCAGCAGGCCGCACTTTTTGGGCAGGCCTGCTTTACAGAAGGAATGGTTAAAAATACCTATGGTACGGGTTGTTTTATCCTAATGAATACCGGTAAAAATATGATCCGGTCTCAAAATAAATTGCTGACAACAATTGCCTGGGGAATTGACAACGGGGTGGAATATGCGCTGGAAGGCAGTGTATTTATTGGTGGAGCAGTCATTCAGTGGCTTCGTGATGAACTTGGATTGCTGAAAACTTCTGCCGAAAGCGAGTATTATGCAACTCAGGTCAAAGATACGAACGGTGTCTATATTGTTCCGGCCTTCGTCGGACTCGGCGCACCATACTGGGATATGCATGCCCGCGGCATAGTGACCGGACTTACCCGGGGAGCAAACCGCTTCCACCTTGTAAGAGCCGCGCTGGAAAGCATTGCTTATCAGACGAATGATGTTCTTGCGTTAATGGCTAAGGATACCGGTATCCGTCTTAAGGCCTTGAAAGTAGACGGCGGTGCAGCCGATAATAATTTCCTGCTGCAGTTTCAGGCGGATCTCAGCGGTATTCCGGTTGAACGGTCAGAAATTTGTGAGGTTACGGCTTTGGGAGCAGCATATCTGGCAGGTTTGGCAGCCGGATACTGGAAGGACAAAGAAGAGCTGAAATGCCTCAGTAAAGGGCGTTTTATTTCTGATTCGAACATCACCGAATCTGAGCGTCAGCAATACCTCAGTGGGTGGAAAGCGGCAGTCAGTCAGGCAACCTATCGGACCGTATGA
- a CDS encoding protein-L-isoaspartate O-methyltransferase family protein, producing the protein MNYPICSIIADGRNGYEPNAPYRGIIVTAAAPVIEPCWLEQLDVGGRIVVPLEAGEGLACQRLLVRQKTSTNLEGYIDSWDDYCRFVPLLSGTAAGTKEALPCPHSSISRT; encoded by the coding sequence CTGAACTATCCGATCTGCAGTATCATTGCTGACGGCCGAAACGGTTATGAACCAAATGCACCATACCGGGGAATCATCGTAACGGCAGCGGCACCGGTCATTGAACCTTGCTGGCTTGAGCAACTCGATGTCGGCGGAAGAATCGTTGTCCCACTTGAAGCCGGCGAAGGGCTAGCCTGTCAGCGTTTGCTGGTCAGACAAAAGACCAGTACAAATCTGGAAGGCTATATTGACAGCTGGGATGACTACTGCCGCTTTGTACCGCTGCTCTCTGGGACAGCAGCGGGGACAAAAGAAGCGCTCCCATGTCCTCACTCGTCTATTTCCCGTACTTAA
- a CDS encoding GntR family transcriptional regulator, with product MELPIYQHIIEEIKKKIKEGVLKPGDAIPSENSLCDTYGVSRMTVRKGLAILVNEGYITSIPGKGSFVNEPDSKKYILYYNEMANLINTIDTTKLIEVKIILPTPRLIDSLNIPQSKKIIMVKRIHYSNGEAVAYDEKYLIYYKGMPIVEKEIKYSTFPEIVSRYTSLFAIKKELTISAQMPDEKISKYLSLYNALPLLVVEQRLFNTQDKPIGLGITYYRGDSCKLSASWPFTDME from the coding sequence ATGGAATTACCAATCTATCAACATATTATTGAAGAGATAAAGAAAAAAATTAAAGAGGGTGTTTTGAAACCGGGAGATGCGATCCCTTCAGAAAATTCATTATGCGATACCTATGGCGTGAGCCGGATGACGGTCCGTAAGGGTCTGGCAATCTTAGTGAATGAGGGATATATCACCTCTATCCCTGGCAAGGGTAGCTTTGTGAATGAGCCGGATTCCAAGAAATACATCTTATATTACAACGAGATGGCAAATCTGATTAACACCATCGATACAACCAAGCTGATTGAAGTTAAAATTATCCTGCCGACACCAAGACTCATTGACAGTCTGAATATACCCCAAAGCAAAAAAATAATTATGGTTAAACGGATCCATTACAGCAATGGAGAAGCAGTCGCATATGATGAAAAATACCTGATTTACTACAAGGGAATGCCTATCGTTGAAAAAGAAATCAAATACAGTACTTTCCCGGAAATTGTTTCTCGGTATACTTCTCTGTTTGCGATTAAGAAAGAATTAACAATTTCTGCCCAAATGCCTGATGAAAAAATATCAAAATACCTGTCCCTGTACAATGCCCTCCCACTTTTGGTTGTTGAGCAAAGACTGTTTAATACACAGGATAAGCCAATCGGGCTGGGTATTACTTATTATCGAGGAGACAGCTGCAAGCTATCCGCATCCTGGCCGTTTACCGATATGGAATAG
- the queF gene encoding preQ(1) synthase, translating into MKNKETEGLSLLGSGQTRYVFDYDSDILESFANKYPDNNYFVRLNCPEFTSLCPITGQPDFGTMIINYIPDQKLVESKSLKLYLFSFRNHGGFHEDVVNIIMKDLIRLLEPRYIEVIGEFSPRGGISIHPYSNYGQPDSKWVEFAVKRLLKYGK; encoded by the coding sequence ATGAAAAACAAGGAAACTGAGGGCCTGTCACTTCTGGGATCGGGACAAACACGCTATGTTTTTGATTATGATTCGGACATACTGGAGAGTTTTGCAAACAAGTATCCCGATAATAATTATTTTGTCCGCTTAAATTGCCCTGAATTTACCAGCTTGTGTCCGATTACCGGCCAACCGGATTTTGGAACGATGATTATCAATTATATCCCGGATCAGAAATTGGTAGAAAGCAAATCGTTGAAGCTATATCTTTTTAGTTTCCGCAACCATGGAGGTTTTCACGAAGATGTTGTCAACATCATCATGAAAGACCTGATCCGGCTGCTTGAACCCAGATACATCGAGGTTATAGGAGAATTCAGCCCCAGAGGAGGGATTTCCATTCATCCTTACAGCAATTATGGACAGCCGGACAGCAAATGGGTAGAATTTGCCGTGAAGAGGCTGCTTAAGTACGGGAAATAG